A window of the Halichoerus grypus chromosome 2, mHalGry1.hap1.1, whole genome shotgun sequence genome harbors these coding sequences:
- the BRIX1 gene encoding ribosome biogenesis protein BRX1 homolog, with product MAATKRKRRGGLAVQAKKTKRNEKDAKQPAKLRDMAEEAEEEEGDRIPGPVCKGKWKNKERILIFSSRGINFRTRHLMQDLRMLMPHSKADTKMDRKDKLFVINEVCEMKNCNKCIYFEAKKKQDLYMWLSNSPHGPSAKFLVQNIHTLAELKMTGNCLKGSRPLLSFDPAFDELPHYALLKELLIQIFSTPRYHPKSQPFVDHVFTFTILDNRIWFRNFQIIEEDAALVEVGPRFVLNLIKIFQGSFGGPTLYENPHYQSPNMHRRIIRSITAAKYKEKQQVKDAQKMKKREPKTILPHDPTADVFVIPAEEKPIEIQWVKPEPKVDLKARKKRIYKRQRKMKQKMNSGNAK from the exons ATGGCGGCGACCAAGAGGAAGCGGCGTGGAGGCTTGGCGGTTCAGgcgaaaaaaacaaaaaggaacgaAAAAGATGCCAAGCAGCCAGCTAAGCTGCGCGACATGGCAGAAGAGgcggaggaagaagagggagaccGTATCCCAGGCCCCGTTTGCAAG ggCAAGTGGAAAAATAAGGAACGGATTCTCATCTTTTCTTCCAGAGGAATAAATTTCAGAACAAGACATTTAATGCAAGACTTGAGAATGTTGATGCCTCATTCTAAAGCAG atacAAAAATGGATCGTAAAGACAAGTTATTTGTCATTAATGAG GTTTGTGAAATGAAAAACTGCAATAAATGTATCTATTTTGAAGCTAAGAAAAAACAGGATCTCTATATGTG gCTTTCAAATTCACCTCATGGGCCATCTGCTAAATTCCTCGTTCAAAACA TCCATACCCTAGCTGAACTAAAGATGACTGGAAACTGTTTGAAAGGTTCTCGGCCCCTTTTGTCTTTTGACCCT gCTTTTGATGAATTACCACATTATGCTTTGTTAAAAGAACTCTTAATTCAG atcTTTAGTACACCACGATATCATCCCAAAAGCCAACCATTTGTGGACCATGTGTTTACTTTCACCATTTTGGATAATAGGATATGGTTTCGGAACTTTCAG ATCATAGAAGAAGATGCTGCTCTTGTAGAAGTAGGACCTCGCTTTGTCTTAAATCTCATAAAGATTTTCCAGGGAAGTTTTGGAGGACCAACTTTATATGAAAATCCTCACTACCAGTCACCAAACATG catcGGCGTATCATAAGATCCATCACAGctgcaaaatacaaagagaaacaaCAAGTGAAGGatgcacagaaaatgaaaaagagagaaccAAAGACTATTCTTCCACATGATCCCACTGCAGATGTTTTTGTTATACCAGCTGAGGAAAAGCCGATAGAAATACAGTGGGTAAAACCAGAGCCGAAAGTTGAtttgaaagcaagaaagaaaaggatttacaaaaggcaaagaaaaatgaaacagaagatgaACAGCGGGAATGCAAAATGA